Within Acidimicrobiales bacterium, the genomic segment AGAGGGAGTCGCAGATGGCGTAGAGCACGTCGAGGCCGATGAAGTCACACAGGGTCAGCGGCCCCATCGGATGCCCGCAGCCCAGCCGCATCCCGTCGTCGATGTCCTCGCGCGTGGCGAAGCCGTCCTCATACATCCTGACCGCCGCCATCAGGTAGGGGACGAGCAGCATGTTGACGATGAAGCCCGAGCGGTCCTTGGTCCGGATCGGCTTCTTGCCCATCCCGGTGGCAAAGCCCTCTGCCACCGAGACCGTATCGTCGGCGGTGTCGAGCGCCACCACCACCTCCACCAGCTTCATCACCGGCACCGGCGAGAAGAAGTGCAGCCCGATCACCC encodes:
- a CDS encoding 3-hydroxyacyl-CoA dehydrogenase family protein, with product VLEAVTEDPRVKGKLFQRLDEALPEARFLASNTSSIPIAELAAWTRRPERVIGLHFFSPVPVMKLVEVVVALDTADDTVSVAEGFATGMGKKPIRTKDRSGFIVNMLLVPYLMAAVRMYEDGFATREDIDDGMRLGCGHPMGPLTLCDFIGLDVLYAICDSLYEEFKRPEYAPTPLLKRMVVSGHHGRKTGKGFYDYPS